The following proteins are co-located in the Calliphora vicina chromosome 2, idCalVici1.1, whole genome shotgun sequence genome:
- the SLC5A11 gene encoding sodium-coupled monocarboxylate transporter 2 isoform X1 codes for MKEYQQFEKFHFHWADYLVFVLMIIVSTSTGIYYGYFRKEKIVKELQQDDIESKDKTKTDFGSSKMSEYLLGSRKLKIFPVAMSLVGSYVSGVTILGTVSEIYNFGTQYWLIIVSIFLMSIVVSKVYLPVFAALRVGSSYEYLEMRFSSAVRSIASIMFVMDEIFFLPIILYVPAIAFNQVTGINIHIISSTMCVICVFYTLIGGIKAVVHTDAWQILVMFFSVLIVVILGTIYAHGFSNVFEAASEGGRLIFGNINPSPYDRQTLWGVLIGGFFYWTSFNSVNQTMVQRYMSLPSLKKAQCSVVIFTVGIVLFISVCCFAGLLVYNFYKDCDPISSGLITHDDQLLPVYVMQTVGNLHGIPGLFIAGVFGAALSSLSVVLNSTSLVVLEDIVKGCFHIKLSEKASSIVVKSCIIVLGGAAVSLVFVLEQLSGILSVATSVTAIAAGTTCGIFTLGMLVPWSNNKGALAGALAGALMSGWISFGSQIAIAQGQVVPVKLPVSVSDCHMGDMSMFSNITSSPVDESDVFPLYRLSFHWINPIGVISTVLVGTIVSFLTGPTIVKKLDADLISPVIHRFLPRECFPPSSTDGDITRENTAQTLTHLLNDAGKRTDLDGSTDNSEKY; via the exons ATGAAGGAATACCAACAATTTGAAAAGTTCCATTTTCATTGGGCAGATTATTTAGTATTTGTACTTATGATTATTGTATCAACCAGCACTGGCATTTATTATGGATATTTCAG aaaagaaaaaattgtgaAAGAATTACAACAAGATGATATCGAGAGTAAAGATAAGACTAAAACCGATTTCGGTTCATCGAAAATGAGTGAATATCTGTTGGGttcaagaaaattaaaaatatttccggTAGCAATGAGTTTGGTTGGTAG CTATGTTTCCGGAGTTACCATTCTGGGAACAGTATCAGAAATCTATAATTTCGGCACTCAATATTGGCTAATTATAGTATCTATATTTCTGATGTCAATCGTTGTTTCCAAAGTGTATTTACCAGTTTTTGCTGCACTGCGTGTTGGATCTTCATATGAG TACTTAGAGATGCGCTTCAGTTCAGCAGTGCGAAGTATTGCATCAATAATGTTTGTGATGGATGAG atatttttcttaccaattattttatatgtaccTGCGATAGCATTTAATCAAG taacCGGTATTAACATTCACATTATAAGTAGTACGATGTGTgtaatttgtgtattttatacACTAATt GGAGGTATAAAAGCTGTTGTTCATACAGATGCTTGGCAAATTTTGGTCATGTTTTTTTCAGTATTGATTGTGGTTATATTGGGTACCATATATGCTCATGGCTTTAGTAACGTCTTTGAAGCCGCATCTGAAGGCGGTCGCTTAATATTTGGCAA tatTAATCCATCACCATATGATCGCCAGACATTGTGGGGTGTTTTGATTGGTGGATTTTTCTATTGGACCTCGTTCAATTCAGTTAATCAAACAATGGTCCAACGTTACATGTCTTTGCCATCACTGAAAAAGGCTCAATGCTCTGTTGTCATTTTTACGGTTGGCATTGTGCTTTTCATATCCGTATGTTGTTTTGCCGGTTTACTTGTGTATAATTTCTATAAAGACTGTGATCCTATATCATCTGGCTTAATAACG CATGATGATCAACTTTTACCCGTTTATGTAATGCAAACTGTGGGAAATCTTCACGGCATACCTGGTCTCTTCATAGCCGGTGTCTTTGGTGCTGCACTCAGTTCGTTATCGGTGGTGTTGAATTCAACATCTTTGGTAGTTTTGGAAGATATTGTTAAAGGTTGCTTTCACATAAAGTTGTCCGAAAAGGCTTCCTCTATAGTGGTAAAGAGTTGTATTATTGTACTTGGAGGTGCAGCTGTATCTCTTGTTTTTGTCTTAGAACAACTAAGCGGTATATTAAGTGTGGCCACTTCGGTAACTGCTATTGCCGCTGGAACAACTTGTGGTATATTTACGTTGGGCATGTTAGTGCCATGGAGTAATAATAAAGGAGCTTTGGCCGGAGCATTGGCTGGTGCTTTAATGTCCGGCTGGATCTCATTTGGCTCACAAATAGCCATTGCCCAAGGCCAGGTGGTGCCCGTAAAACTTCCCGTTTCTGTGTCAGATTGTCATATGGGGGATATGTCTATGTTTAGCAACATCACTTCCAGTCCTGTTGATGAATCGGATGTCTTTCCATTATATCGCTTGTCATTCCATTGGATTAATCCTATTGGTGTAATTTCGACCGTTCTGGTGGGCACAATAGTCTCATTCTTAACGGGTCCAACAATAGTTAAGAAATTGGATGCGGATCTCATATCGCCGGTTATTCACag ATTTTTACCAAGAGAATGTTTCCCACCATCCAGTACGGATGGCGATATAACAAGAGAAAATACAGCTCAAACATTAACACATCTTTTGAACGATGCCGGCAAGAGAACCGATTTGGACGGAAGTACAGACAAtagtgaaaaatattaa
- the SLC5A11 gene encoding sodium-coupled monocarboxylate transporter 2 isoform X2 — MKEYQQFEKFHFHWADYLVFVLMIIVSTSTGIYYGYFRKEKIVKELQQDDIESKDKTKTDFGSSKMSEYLLGSRKLKIFPVAMSLVGSYVSGVTILGTVSEIYNFGTQYWLIIVSIFLMSIVVSKVYLPVFAALRVGSSYEYLEMRFSSAVRSIASIMFVMDEIFFLPIILYVPAIAFNQVTGINIHIISSTMCVICVFYTLIGGIKAVVHTDAWQILVMFFSVLIVVILGTIYAHGFSNVFEAASEGGRLIFGNINPSPYDRQTLWGVLIGGFFYWTSFNSVNQTMVQRYMSLPSLKKAQCSVVIFTVGIVLFISVCCFAGLLVYNFYKDCDPISSGLITHDDQLLPVYVMQTVGNLHGIPGLFIAGVFGAALSSLSVVLNSTSLVVLEDIVKGCFHIKLSEKASSIVVKSCIIVLGGAAVSLVFVLEQLSGILSVATSVTAIAAGTTCGIFTLGMLVPWSNNKGALAGALAGALMSGWISFGSQIAIAQGQVVPVKLPVSVSDCHMGDMSMFSNITSSPVDESDVFPLYRLSFHWINPIGVISTVLVGTIVSFLTGPTIVKKLDADLISPVIHR, encoded by the exons ATGAAGGAATACCAACAATTTGAAAAGTTCCATTTTCATTGGGCAGATTATTTAGTATTTGTACTTATGATTATTGTATCAACCAGCACTGGCATTTATTATGGATATTTCAG aaaagaaaaaattgtgaAAGAATTACAACAAGATGATATCGAGAGTAAAGATAAGACTAAAACCGATTTCGGTTCATCGAAAATGAGTGAATATCTGTTGGGttcaagaaaattaaaaatatttccggTAGCAATGAGTTTGGTTGGTAG CTATGTTTCCGGAGTTACCATTCTGGGAACAGTATCAGAAATCTATAATTTCGGCACTCAATATTGGCTAATTATAGTATCTATATTTCTGATGTCAATCGTTGTTTCCAAAGTGTATTTACCAGTTTTTGCTGCACTGCGTGTTGGATCTTCATATGAG TACTTAGAGATGCGCTTCAGTTCAGCAGTGCGAAGTATTGCATCAATAATGTTTGTGATGGATGAG atatttttcttaccaattattttatatgtaccTGCGATAGCATTTAATCAAG taacCGGTATTAACATTCACATTATAAGTAGTACGATGTGTgtaatttgtgtattttatacACTAATt GGAGGTATAAAAGCTGTTGTTCATACAGATGCTTGGCAAATTTTGGTCATGTTTTTTTCAGTATTGATTGTGGTTATATTGGGTACCATATATGCTCATGGCTTTAGTAACGTCTTTGAAGCCGCATCTGAAGGCGGTCGCTTAATATTTGGCAA tatTAATCCATCACCATATGATCGCCAGACATTGTGGGGTGTTTTGATTGGTGGATTTTTCTATTGGACCTCGTTCAATTCAGTTAATCAAACAATGGTCCAACGTTACATGTCTTTGCCATCACTGAAAAAGGCTCAATGCTCTGTTGTCATTTTTACGGTTGGCATTGTGCTTTTCATATCCGTATGTTGTTTTGCCGGTTTACTTGTGTATAATTTCTATAAAGACTGTGATCCTATATCATCTGGCTTAATAACG CATGATGATCAACTTTTACCCGTTTATGTAATGCAAACTGTGGGAAATCTTCACGGCATACCTGGTCTCTTCATAGCCGGTGTCTTTGGTGCTGCACTCAGTTCGTTATCGGTGGTGTTGAATTCAACATCTTTGGTAGTTTTGGAAGATATTGTTAAAGGTTGCTTTCACATAAAGTTGTCCGAAAAGGCTTCCTCTATAGTGGTAAAGAGTTGTATTATTGTACTTGGAGGTGCAGCTGTATCTCTTGTTTTTGTCTTAGAACAACTAAGCGGTATATTAAGTGTGGCCACTTCGGTAACTGCTATTGCCGCTGGAACAACTTGTGGTATATTTACGTTGGGCATGTTAGTGCCATGGAGTAATAATAAAGGAGCTTTGGCCGGAGCATTGGCTGGTGCTTTAATGTCCGGCTGGATCTCATTTGGCTCACAAATAGCCATTGCCCAAGGCCAGGTGGTGCCCGTAAAACTTCCCGTTTCTGTGTCAGATTGTCATATGGGGGATATGTCTATGTTTAGCAACATCACTTCCAGTCCTGTTGATGAATCGGATGTCTTTCCATTATATCGCTTGTCATTCCATTGGATTAATCCTATTGGTGTAATTTCGACCGTTCTGGTGGGCACAATAGTCTCATTCTTAACGGGTCCAACAATAGTTAAGAAATTGGATGCGGATCTCATATCGCCGGTTATTCACaggtaa
- the PGAP5 gene encoding metallophosphoesterase 1 homolog: MQWRRYVFLIVFSVGFCEFLGDFIILSKCQWPIGHSETLAQDDVNANTLHAMIIADTHLLGPINGHWLDKLYREWHMRRAFQASMLVHKPNVVFVLGDLFDEGDMVDHDEFKEYVRRFHSHFHVSPSIPVISAVGNHDVGFHYKMHPYFIDRFERNFNNSGVQLYTMHGNHFIFINSMAMENDGCEFCEGAINELKNTADKLNCLKSPKDCTDIKTLENHQHYSRPIVLQHFPTYRASDKSCREHDAPHIEEYREKWEVLSKNSTDWLGKLLHPRLSFAGHTHHYCYSINRWGVEEYTVASFSWRNKINPSFQMVSLTPTTHAVLKCDILEQQLVYNTYIVSVVVFMFLFIWDCIQILQNLCLKSKTKNKII, encoded by the exons ATGCAGTGGCGGCGTTACGTCTTTTTAATCGTATTTTCGGTGGGTTTCTGTGAGTTTCTTGGAGATTTTATTATACTTTCGAAGTGTCAATGGCCAATAGGACACTCAGAAACATTAGCGCAAGATGATGTCAATGCCAATACTTTGCATGCAATGATAATAGCTGATACCCATTTACTGGGTCCCATAAATGGACATTGGTTGGATAAACTATATCGTGAATGGCATATGAGGCGGGCATTTCAAGCTTCAATGCTTGTGCATAAACCCAACGTGGTTTTTGTCTTGGGCGATCTATTTGATGAAGGTGACATGGTAGATCACGATGAATTCAAAGAGTATGTCAGAAGATTCCACAGCCATTTTCATGTGTCGCCCTCAATACCCGTCATTAGTGCTGTCGGTAATCACGATGTTGGTTTCCATTATAA AATGCATCCTTATTTTATTGATCGATTTGAGAGAAATTTCAACAATTCTGGAGTTCAACTGTACACAATGCATGGTAATCACTTTATATTTATCAATTCAATGGCCATGGAAAATGATGGTTGCGAATTTTGTGAAGGTGCtataaatgaattgaaaaacacagcag ATAAGTTAAATTGTCTTAAAAGTCCAAAGGATTGTACCGATATCAAAACTCTTGAAAACCACCAACATTATAGTCGTCCCATAGTTTTGCAACACTTTCCCACATATCGAGCATCAGACAAATCATGTAGGGAACATGATGCTCCCCATATCGAAGAATACCGTGAGAAATGGGAAGTTCTATCTAAAAATTCTACAGATTGGTTGG GAAAACTACTGCATCCTCGTTTATCGTTTGCCGGTCATACTCATCATTATTGCTATTCCATCAATCGCTGGGGTGTAGAAGAGTATACAGTGGCTTCATTTAGTTGGCGAAATAAAATTAATCCCAGCTTTCAAATG GTTTCTCTTACTCCAACAACCCATGCAGTATTGAAGTGTGATATACTAGAGCAGCAATTAGTTTATAATACTTATATAGTTTccgttgttgtttttatgtttttatttatttgggatTGCATACAAATCTTACAAAATCTATGTCTTAAATCAAAAacaaagaataaaataatttag
- the SLC5A11 gene encoding sodium-coupled monocarboxylate transporter 2 isoform X3, which translates to MSIVVSKVYLPVFAALRVGSSYEYLEMRFSSAVRSIASIMFVMDEIFFLPIILYVPAIAFNQVTGINIHIISSTMCVICVFYTLIGGIKAVVHTDAWQILVMFFSVLIVVILGTIYAHGFSNVFEAASEGGRLIFGNINPSPYDRQTLWGVLIGGFFYWTSFNSVNQTMVQRYMSLPSLKKAQCSVVIFTVGIVLFISVCCFAGLLVYNFYKDCDPISSGLITHDDQLLPVYVMQTVGNLHGIPGLFIAGVFGAALSSLSVVLNSTSLVVLEDIVKGCFHIKLSEKASSIVVKSCIIVLGGAAVSLVFVLEQLSGILSVATSVTAIAAGTTCGIFTLGMLVPWSNNKGALAGALAGALMSGWISFGSQIAIAQGQVVPVKLPVSVSDCHMGDMSMFSNITSSPVDESDVFPLYRLSFHWINPIGVISTVLVGTIVSFLTGPTIVKKLDADLISPVIHRFLPRECFPPSSTDGDITRENTAQTLTHLLNDAGKRTDLDGSTDNSEKY; encoded by the exons ATGTCAATCGTTGTTTCCAAAGTGTATTTACCAGTTTTTGCTGCACTGCGTGTTGGATCTTCATATGAG TACTTAGAGATGCGCTTCAGTTCAGCAGTGCGAAGTATTGCATCAATAATGTTTGTGATGGATGAG atatttttcttaccaattattttatatgtaccTGCGATAGCATTTAATCAAG taacCGGTATTAACATTCACATTATAAGTAGTACGATGTGTgtaatttgtgtattttatacACTAATt GGAGGTATAAAAGCTGTTGTTCATACAGATGCTTGGCAAATTTTGGTCATGTTTTTTTCAGTATTGATTGTGGTTATATTGGGTACCATATATGCTCATGGCTTTAGTAACGTCTTTGAAGCCGCATCTGAAGGCGGTCGCTTAATATTTGGCAA tatTAATCCATCACCATATGATCGCCAGACATTGTGGGGTGTTTTGATTGGTGGATTTTTCTATTGGACCTCGTTCAATTCAGTTAATCAAACAATGGTCCAACGTTACATGTCTTTGCCATCACTGAAAAAGGCTCAATGCTCTGTTGTCATTTTTACGGTTGGCATTGTGCTTTTCATATCCGTATGTTGTTTTGCCGGTTTACTTGTGTATAATTTCTATAAAGACTGTGATCCTATATCATCTGGCTTAATAACG CATGATGATCAACTTTTACCCGTTTATGTAATGCAAACTGTGGGAAATCTTCACGGCATACCTGGTCTCTTCATAGCCGGTGTCTTTGGTGCTGCACTCAGTTCGTTATCGGTGGTGTTGAATTCAACATCTTTGGTAGTTTTGGAAGATATTGTTAAAGGTTGCTTTCACATAAAGTTGTCCGAAAAGGCTTCCTCTATAGTGGTAAAGAGTTGTATTATTGTACTTGGAGGTGCAGCTGTATCTCTTGTTTTTGTCTTAGAACAACTAAGCGGTATATTAAGTGTGGCCACTTCGGTAACTGCTATTGCCGCTGGAACAACTTGTGGTATATTTACGTTGGGCATGTTAGTGCCATGGAGTAATAATAAAGGAGCTTTGGCCGGAGCATTGGCTGGTGCTTTAATGTCCGGCTGGATCTCATTTGGCTCACAAATAGCCATTGCCCAAGGCCAGGTGGTGCCCGTAAAACTTCCCGTTTCTGTGTCAGATTGTCATATGGGGGATATGTCTATGTTTAGCAACATCACTTCCAGTCCTGTTGATGAATCGGATGTCTTTCCATTATATCGCTTGTCATTCCATTGGATTAATCCTATTGGTGTAATTTCGACCGTTCTGGTGGGCACAATAGTCTCATTCTTAACGGGTCCAACAATAGTTAAGAAATTGGATGCGGATCTCATATCGCCGGTTATTCACag ATTTTTACCAAGAGAATGTTTCCCACCATCCAGTACGGATGGCGATATAACAAGAGAAAATACAGCTCAAACATTAACACATCTTTTGAACGATGCCGGCAAGAGAACCGATTTGGACGGAAGTACAGACAAtagtgaaaaatattaa